The following proteins come from a genomic window of Streptomyces sp. GS7:
- a CDS encoding SDR family NAD(P)-dependent oxidoreductase yields MMATSSFRLAKSPIAIIGIAGTFSQAHDAREFWCNVVSGRDCITEVPESSWRIADHYDPNPLAEDKTYARRGGFLPPTVFDPAEFAMPPTTLDSIGLVQLLSLRVAGEVLRDARCEGTDWYDPSRTGVILGVCGQNTTFFALGARLIVPRLKKAALSCGLSERDAEELARRSVSWAPGWTEDSFPGILANVVSGRIANRYGLGATNCTVDAACASSLAALRMAVSELVEHRADLMITGGCDADNSITTFLCFSKTPALSPSGRIRPFDESADGTLLGEGIGMLALKRLADAERDGDRIYAVLRGLGGSSDARTSSIYAPSGNGQMTALRRAYEDADVPPQSVELIEAHGTGTHVGDNVEIETLRALMDTGDRRHRAAVGTVKSQIGHTKAAAGAAGLIKTALALHHKVLPPTINIDTPGEAAQEGSLYLNTRARPWVRDPGHPLRRGAVSAFGFGGVNFHAVLEEHQPSDHHARILHDTPQALLWHAPDPAALLSLLQAGAPPAKDGPVPVGHARLGVLARNTAEREAVVAEAIARLADRPDDSVWSLGDRGHFRREGLPPEVKAAALFAGQGSQYVEMGLHTLLAFPPVRRAFDEANALWTEGEDTLARVVYPEPGRYGPQEAADRLRRTSCAQTAIGALAMGQYRFLTELGFTPHGLLGHSSGEITALWAAGSLSDADCLRLALRRGQAMERADDGEDPGAMVALRMSADDWRERASAHPELRLSNINAPDEVVLGGPTPAIEALAADCAREGTALHRLPVAAAFHTPLVGHAVEAFAASLAGVDLPYPATPVLANTPGASYGDDPEANRRVLAEQIVRPVDFAARVRELYAEDCRVFVECGPKQVLSRLVPRILGAGVAEVIPTDHGPGSDGAAALKCAALRLAVLGFDIRGINRYDAPEPAPREEPSAVARLLEGSAFAVEARRAEHEELLATPFQCGDAVAVTAAEATPAGHTCGERTAAEVLGQLAARQLELHNEYLGGQLETAKGLAQMVSSAGTGPDASVLACAEAVRDHSAALGRAHIRSQEVLLELARTGLAFDDVHGSASGQAQSGADRNPPCGEGEAPVVAPPSVDTVGPPAPGAAVPTPRNAADAASAAAHEPGVDRVPDGPGAVTDVAEVERILRELVAEKTGYTVEMVDPDLDIQTDLGIDSLKQVEIASEAWRRYPFLPQEDIYRLAQARTVGELARLVHTLIGCADGSSAGRAPVVAGRARVGLRTLPAVDAIAAPYGPQPTALIAHDGSPLADALRDALAVDGWEVRVLALPDVAVRGAEGQLADWREETLRTEIERALPPSGRLGLCVLPADREPRTDPAATVQRLRHAVLLAKHTVPALKASVAAGHRAGFAAVTRLDGSLGLMGTAGDTTQALYGGLGGLVKALGVEEPDLFCRAFDSAPESPVTQAATQFLREIADSAPVREVGWDGETRRTLTLSPDASDRLPVDSGAAAGDAPSPDDLLVVTGGARGITAWCLTALAARRPCRLVLLGRTPLEDPPAWAAGLDDPSALREACAEQARARGEDPGDPAVGTALDTQVERLLTQREMHTTLAELRGLGADAIYVSADITDAASVSAALAPWAEQATGVLHGAGVLDDQPLAVKDARGIERVVDTKLAGLQHVLAALPAERIRHLIVFTSVSGIYGNGRQTDYAMANEALNRFACAWKAAHPDTRVAALAWGPWRGGMASERAQELFQQLGVPLLSREEGCTYFVDQLTASYADDLVTVLGPLESAFPPGPLPADGVELFRELTGLAAEPVLEDHSIDGVPVLPMTAAVGWGVNAVERTGSGHPVTEVRDFSVRRGLVLNGSHPPRARVVLRPRPGAERAVAVTIHDDGATIGPPRYEGVFGSAPDGDAPDPHTLPPLPEPPYRPHAAYDDGFLFHGPLLRGLGPVLVENDRQLVLCARLADPPLAQGAYGGARYSPALADLLLQAAALLGRRACGHRCLPVSVERVELVAPLPDNVPFVIQVDRQELGPLDLTCTVTACTREGAVLQRWSGLKGIVAAPELGSRAAWPHASPGTATATAI; encoded by the coding sequence ATGATGGCTACTTCCTCTTTTCGCCTTGCCAAGAGCCCAATTGCCATCATCGGCATCGCAGGAACGTTCTCTCAGGCACATGACGCAAGGGAGTTCTGGTGCAACGTGGTGTCAGGCCGCGACTGCATCACCGAAGTGCCGGAGAGTTCATGGCGAATCGCCGATCATTACGATCCCAACCCGCTGGCCGAGGACAAGACATACGCCCGGCGGGGCGGGTTCCTGCCGCCGACGGTGTTCGACCCCGCAGAATTCGCGATGCCGCCGACGACGCTCGATTCGATCGGCTTGGTCCAGCTGCTGAGCCTGCGCGTGGCGGGAGAGGTTCTGCGGGATGCGCGGTGTGAGGGAACGGACTGGTACGACCCCTCGCGCACCGGCGTGATCCTCGGAGTGTGCGGCCAGAACACCACCTTTTTCGCGCTCGGTGCACGTCTCATTGTGCCGCGCCTGAAGAAGGCAGCCCTCAGCTGCGGCCTTTCGGAGCGGGATGCCGAGGAGTTGGCCCGCCGGTCCGTCTCCTGGGCGCCCGGCTGGACCGAAGACAGCTTCCCAGGCATTCTCGCCAACGTCGTCTCCGGCCGCATCGCCAACCGGTACGGCCTGGGCGCGACCAACTGCACCGTCGATGCAGCGTGCGCCAGTTCGCTGGCCGCCCTGCGCATGGCGGTGAGCGAACTGGTCGAACACCGCGCCGACCTGATGATCACCGGCGGCTGCGACGCGGACAACTCGATCACCACGTTCCTGTGCTTCAGCAAGACGCCCGCGCTCTCCCCGAGCGGGCGCATCCGGCCCTTCGACGAGTCAGCCGACGGCACCCTGCTCGGTGAGGGAATCGGGATGCTGGCCCTCAAACGGCTGGCTGACGCCGAGCGGGACGGGGACCGGATCTACGCCGTGCTACGCGGTCTCGGCGGCTCCAGCGACGCGCGCACCAGCAGCATCTACGCGCCGAGCGGGAACGGCCAGATGACGGCGCTGCGCCGAGCCTACGAGGATGCCGACGTACCTCCACAGTCGGTGGAGCTGATCGAGGCGCACGGAACCGGTACCCACGTCGGCGACAACGTCGAGATCGAAACGCTGCGCGCCCTGATGGACACCGGAGATCGCCGACACCGGGCCGCCGTTGGCACTGTGAAATCACAGATCGGCCATACCAAGGCTGCTGCCGGTGCGGCGGGGCTCATCAAGACCGCGCTGGCGCTGCACCACAAGGTGCTGCCTCCCACCATCAACATCGACACGCCCGGCGAAGCGGCACAGGAGGGAAGTCTGTACCTCAACACCCGGGCACGGCCGTGGGTGCGCGACCCGGGGCACCCGCTCCGGCGTGGCGCGGTCTCCGCCTTCGGCTTCGGCGGCGTGAACTTCCACGCGGTCCTGGAGGAGCACCAGCCCTCCGACCACCACGCCCGGATCCTGCATGACACACCTCAGGCCCTGCTGTGGCACGCTCCGGACCCCGCCGCGCTGCTCTCCCTTCTGCAGGCGGGGGCTCCACCCGCGAAGGATGGACCGGTTCCGGTCGGCCACGCCCGGCTGGGCGTCCTGGCCCGCAACACGGCGGAGCGCGAGGCCGTGGTGGCCGAGGCCATCGCCCGACTGGCCGACCGGCCCGACGACAGCGTCTGGAGCCTCGGCGACCGGGGCCATTTCCGGCGGGAAGGCCTGCCGCCGGAAGTCAAAGCCGCGGCGCTTTTCGCTGGTCAGGGCAGCCAGTACGTGGAGATGGGACTGCACACACTGCTGGCGTTCCCCCCGGTGCGCCGGGCCTTCGACGAGGCGAACGCCCTCTGGACGGAGGGAGAAGACACACTGGCCCGGGTCGTCTACCCCGAACCGGGGCGGTACGGACCGCAGGAAGCGGCGGACCGGCTGCGGCGGACCAGCTGCGCCCAGACGGCCATCGGCGCGCTGGCCATGGGGCAGTACCGCTTCCTCACCGAGCTCGGCTTCACTCCGCACGGGCTGCTGGGACACAGCTCCGGCGAGATCACCGCGCTCTGGGCGGCCGGCAGCCTCTCCGACGCCGACTGCCTGCGGCTTGCGCTGCGACGCGGGCAGGCCATGGAGCGAGCCGACGACGGCGAAGATCCCGGTGCCATGGTCGCGCTGCGAATGTCGGCCGACGACTGGCGGGAACGGGCTTCTGCTCACCCGGAGTTGAGGCTGAGCAACATCAACGCGCCTGACGAGGTGGTGCTCGGCGGGCCGACGCCGGCCATCGAGGCACTGGCCGCGGACTGCGCGCGGGAAGGCACGGCTCTGCACCGGCTCCCGGTCGCGGCGGCGTTCCACACCCCGCTGGTCGGCCACGCCGTGGAAGCGTTCGCCGCGTCCTTGGCAGGCGTCGACCTGCCTTACCCCGCTACACCAGTACTGGCCAACACCCCCGGCGCAAGCTACGGCGACGATCCGGAGGCCAACCGGCGAGTGCTGGCCGAGCAGATCGTCCGGCCGGTGGACTTCGCGGCCCGCGTAAGGGAGTTGTACGCCGAGGACTGCCGGGTCTTCGTCGAGTGTGGGCCCAAGCAGGTGCTCAGTCGGCTGGTGCCCCGCATCCTCGGTGCGGGCGTCGCCGAGGTGATCCCCACCGACCACGGACCGGGAAGCGACGGCGCGGCGGCCCTGAAGTGCGCCGCGCTGCGGCTGGCGGTGCTCGGCTTCGACATCCGCGGCATCAACCGCTATGACGCCCCGGAGCCGGCGCCGCGCGAAGAGCCGTCCGCGGTGGCCCGGCTGTTGGAGGGCTCGGCGTTCGCCGTCGAGGCTCGCCGGGCGGAGCATGAGGAACTGCTGGCCACCCCCTTCCAGTGCGGGGATGCCGTGGCCGTAACAGCAGCCGAGGCCACACCGGCAGGCCATACCTGCGGGGAACGGACGGCCGCGGAAGTTCTGGGGCAGCTGGCCGCCCGGCAACTCGAGTTGCACAACGAGTACTTGGGCGGCCAGTTGGAGACTGCCAAGGGCCTCGCCCAGATGGTTTCCAGCGCCGGCACCGGCCCCGATGCCTCGGTGCTCGCCTGCGCCGAAGCCGTCCGTGATCACAGTGCGGCACTCGGCCGCGCCCACATCCGCAGCCAGGAGGTCCTGCTCGAACTGGCCCGCACCGGCCTGGCATTCGACGACGTCCACGGCTCCGCAAGCGGCCAGGCGCAGTCCGGTGCAGACAGGAACCCGCCGTGTGGTGAGGGCGAGGCGCCCGTCGTCGCCCCGCCATCCGTCGATACCGTCGGTCCCCCCGCACCGGGCGCGGCGGTCCCCACACCCCGGAACGCGGCCGATGCCGCATCCGCCGCCGCACACGAACCCGGGGTGGACCGAGTGCCCGACGGCCCGGGAGCCGTCACGGACGTGGCGGAGGTCGAGCGGATCCTGCGTGAACTGGTGGCGGAGAAGACCGGGTACACCGTCGAGATGGTCGACCCCGACCTCGACATCCAGACCGACTTGGGCATCGACTCGCTCAAGCAGGTCGAGATCGCTTCCGAGGCGTGGCGGCGCTACCCGTTCCTGCCGCAAGAGGACATCTACCGCCTTGCGCAGGCGCGCACCGTCGGTGAACTGGCCCGGCTCGTGCACACCTTGATCGGATGCGCCGACGGATCTTCGGCCGGCAGGGCCCCGGTGGTCGCCGGACGAGCCCGTGTGGGTCTGCGTACCCTGCCCGCGGTCGATGCGATCGCGGCCCCCTACGGCCCGCAGCCGACGGCGCTCATCGCCCACGACGGCAGCCCGCTGGCCGATGCGCTGCGCGACGCGCTGGCCGTCGACGGCTGGGAGGTCCGGGTGCTGGCCCTGCCGGACGTGGCCGTTCGCGGGGCGGAGGGGCAGCTCGCCGACTGGCGGGAGGAGACGCTGCGCACCGAGATCGAGCGGGCGCTGCCGCCCAGTGGGCGGCTCGGGCTGTGCGTACTGCCCGCCGATCGCGAGCCGCGAACGGATCCGGCCGCCACCGTCCAACGACTGCGGCATGCCGTACTCCTCGCCAAGCACACGGTGCCGGCCTTGAAGGCCTCCGTCGCAGCCGGGCACCGTGCCGGGTTCGCCGCCGTCACCCGGCTCGACGGCTCCCTGGGACTGATGGGGACTGCGGGCGATACGACTCAGGCGTTGTACGGAGGGCTGGGCGGTCTGGTGAAGGCTCTCGGTGTGGAGGAGCCCGACCTGTTCTGCCGGGCCTTCGACAGCGCGCCCGAGAGCCCGGTCACCCAGGCGGCAACGCAATTCCTGCGCGAGATCGCCGACTCCGCGCCGGTACGGGAGGTCGGCTGGGACGGAGAGACCCGTCGCACCCTGACGCTCTCGCCCGATGCTTCCGACCGGCTCCCCGTCGACAGCGGGGCGGCCGCGGGCGACGCCCCGTCCCCGGACGATCTGCTGGTGGTGACCGGCGGCGCCCGGGGCATCACCGCCTGGTGCCTGACCGCGCTGGCGGCACGACGGCCCTGTCGGCTGGTCCTCCTGGGCCGTACGCCACTGGAGGATCCGCCCGCCTGGGCCGCCGGCCTCGACGACCCGTCCGCGCTGCGCGAGGCGTGCGCGGAACAGGCCCGCGCACGCGGCGAGGACCCCGGCGATCCGGCCGTCGGGACCGCGCTGGACACGCAAGTCGAGCGGCTGCTCACGCAGCGGGAGATGCACACCACGCTGGCGGAGCTGCGCGGCCTGGGAGCCGACGCCATCTACGTCAGCGCCGACATCACGGATGCCGCGTCGGTGAGCGCGGCGCTGGCACCGTGGGCCGAGCAGGCGACCGGGGTCCTCCACGGCGCCGGTGTGCTGGACGATCAGCCGCTGGCCGTCAAGGACGCCCGGGGAATCGAGAGGGTGGTGGACACCAAGCTCGCCGGGCTGCAGCACGTGCTCGCGGCGCTGCCCGCCGAACGCATTCGCCATCTGATCGTCTTCACCTCGGTGTCCGGGATCTACGGCAACGGGCGGCAGACCGACTACGCGATGGCCAACGAGGCGCTCAACCGGTTCGCCTGTGCATGGAAGGCCGCCCACCCCGACACGCGGGTCGCTGCGCTCGCCTGGGGGCCATGGCGCGGCGGGATGGCGTCGGAACGGGCCCAGGAGCTGTTCCAGCAGCTGGGGGTGCCGCTGCTGAGCCGCGAGGAGGGCTGCACGTACTTCGTCGACCAGCTCACTGCGTCCTACGCCGATGACCTCGTCACCGTCCTGGGCCCGTTGGAGTCGGCGTTCCCGCCCGGGCCGCTGCCGGCCGACGGGGTGGAGTTGTTTCGGGAACTGACGGGTCTGGCCGCGGAACCGGTGCTGGAGGATCACAGCATCGACGGGGTGCCCGTGCTGCCGATGACCGCCGCCGTCGGATGGGGTGTCAACGCGGTCGAGCGCACCGGTTCGGGGCATCCGGTCACCGAGGTCCGCGACTTCTCCGTGCGCCGCGGACTCGTCCTCAACGGCTCCCACCCGCCGCGCGCCCGTGTGGTGCTCCGTCCCCGCCCTGGCGCCGAGCGGGCCGTGGCGGTGACGATCCACGATGACGGCGCGA
- a CDS encoding lasso peptide biosynthesis B2 protein has translation MSSVVPHRTKVRLSPGRRLLVLLAVAVARRLAAKPPARTRAILTRLRRGAREATYEEARAAREAVVAVSLRCAGDEGCLPRSLATVLLCRVRGTWPTWAVGVRARLPFGAHAWVEAEGRMVEEKADRSYFRTLFAVPPERA, from the coding sequence GTGAGTTCGGTCGTCCCCCACCGGACGAAGGTCCGGCTCTCCCCGGGCCGCCGCCTGCTGGTGCTGCTCGCCGTGGCCGTCGCCAGGCGCCTGGCCGCCAAACCGCCGGCCCGGACCCGCGCCATACTGACGCGGCTGCGCAGGGGCGCTCGCGAGGCCACCTATGAGGAGGCCCGCGCCGCCCGGGAGGCCGTGGTGGCCGTCAGCCTGCGCTGCGCCGGAGACGAAGGATGCCTGCCCCGCTCACTGGCGACCGTCCTGCTGTGCCGCGTGCGCGGCACCTGGCCCACCTGGGCGGTGGGAGTACGGGCCCGCCTTCCGTTCGGCGCCCATGCCTGGGTGGAGGCCGAGGGCCGCATGGTGGAGGAGAAGGCGGACCGTTCCTACTTCCGCACCCTGTTCGCTGTCCCGCCGGAACGGGCATAG
- a CDS encoding lasso peptide biosynthesis PqqD family chaperone, with the protein MTLRLHPDVSTVDTEYGTVLLNGRDGRYWQLNASATLTFHALVGGSTVQEAAERLMATYDVDEPHARADVEQLLAGLQQAKVVEQA; encoded by the coding sequence ATGACCTTGAGACTGCACCCCGACGTCTCAACAGTGGACACCGAGTACGGAACCGTCCTGCTGAACGGCAGGGACGGCCGCTACTGGCAGCTCAACGCGTCCGCCACCCTCACCTTCCACGCCCTCGTCGGCGGCAGCACGGTGCAGGAGGCCGCCGAGCGGCTGATGGCCACCTACGACGTCGACGAGCCGCACGCCCGCGCGGACGTGGAGCAGTTGCTGGCCGGTCTCCAGCAGGCCAAGGTGGTGGAGCAGGCGTGA
- a CDS encoding asparagine synthase-related protein produces the protein MADAGWQYFVALPDDDGAAAAVGRLPTDGVRILLKHRSGRPCVAGRLAEGRALVAEQGDTRLAVIGHCSATRDELAAAASRINEVTDLDRLGLAWAGSYHLIASVRGRLRVQGTASGLRRIFHGGLGALTIAADRADVLATVLDAPLDPALLALRTLDALPHPLGDLPPWRNVSAVPPGSYLALPPDGRRPLVQRWWQAPEPVLTLAEGGRSLRQALDDAVRVRTRGTQPLSADLSGGMDSTSIALLAARHRASLTVFTMENDDQADEDAQWARQAAAGLPQLDHIVYSHRELPSFFGDLAEVDGVPDEPSTAVLSAPRLRAVRQRALAHGSRLHLDGLGGDQLLCGHPAYHHDLLRRRPLLAVQRLRVMTQLRRTGWGVEARGLLERDSYPGWFTDRAHGRVRRAPSPLSDWGHFPDLPAWLTPDAREMVTRTLQVTAETAQPLAPTRGRHNDLLAIQDAGRLIRQCHQLTETGDFSHTSPFLDDRVIQACLAVRPEQRVTPWEFKPLIKAAMADVMPPGVLTRRTKGDGTTLVAEGFERHRRELGELWDGSHLAALGLIDPKPLRELFGLPYTNSLHQGAMQTALSCELWARAARPAAATRP, from the coding sequence ATGGCCGATGCCGGTTGGCAGTACTTCGTCGCGCTGCCGGATGACGATGGCGCGGCGGCCGCCGTCGGCCGGCTCCCCACGGATGGTGTGCGCATCCTGCTGAAACACCGGTCCGGCCGGCCCTGTGTGGCCGGCCGGCTGGCCGAAGGGCGGGCCCTGGTCGCCGAACAGGGCGACACCCGGCTCGCCGTCATCGGCCACTGCTCGGCGACCCGGGACGAACTCGCCGCGGCAGCCTCCCGGATCAACGAGGTGACCGACCTCGACCGGCTGGGCCTGGCCTGGGCCGGCAGCTACCACCTCATCGCCTCGGTGCGCGGCCGACTGCGCGTACAGGGCACCGCGTCCGGACTGAGGCGGATCTTCCACGGCGGCCTCGGCGCCCTCACCATCGCAGCGGACCGCGCGGATGTCCTCGCCACCGTTCTGGACGCCCCACTCGACCCGGCCCTGCTCGCCCTGCGCACCCTGGATGCGCTGCCGCACCCACTGGGCGACCTGCCGCCCTGGCGCAACGTATCCGCAGTGCCTCCGGGCTCGTACCTGGCACTGCCCCCGGACGGCCGGCGGCCGCTGGTCCAACGCTGGTGGCAGGCCCCCGAACCGGTGCTGACGCTGGCCGAAGGCGGCCGGTCGCTGCGCCAGGCGCTGGACGACGCCGTGCGGGTGCGCACCCGCGGCACCCAGCCCCTCAGCGCGGACCTCTCCGGCGGCATGGACTCCACCAGCATCGCCCTGCTGGCCGCCCGGCACCGGGCTTCGCTCACCGTCTTCACCATGGAGAACGACGACCAGGCCGACGAGGACGCCCAGTGGGCCCGGCAGGCCGCGGCCGGCTTGCCCCAGCTCGACCACATCGTCTACTCCCACCGCGAACTGCCGTCGTTCTTCGGTGACTTGGCGGAGGTGGACGGCGTTCCCGACGAGCCCTCGACGGCCGTACTGAGCGCACCCCGACTGCGCGCCGTGCGACAGCGGGCCCTGGCGCACGGCTCGCGGCTGCACCTCGACGGACTGGGCGGCGACCAACTGCTGTGCGGCCACCCGGCCTACCACCATGACCTGCTGCGCCGCCGGCCACTGCTGGCCGTCCAGCGCCTCCGGGTCATGACGCAACTACGCCGCACCGGCTGGGGCGTTGAGGCCCGTGGTCTGCTGGAGCGCGACTCCTACCCCGGCTGGTTCACGGACCGGGCCCACGGCCGCGTCCGCCGCGCCCCGAGCCCGCTGTCCGACTGGGGCCACTTCCCGGACCTGCCCGCCTGGCTCACCCCGGACGCCAGGGAGATGGTGACCCGGACTCTGCAGGTCACCGCCGAGACGGCCCAGCCGCTCGCTCCCACCCGGGGCCGGCACAACGACCTGCTGGCCATCCAGGACGCCGGACGGCTGATCCGCCAGTGCCACCAGCTGACCGAAACCGGGGACTTCAGCCACACCTCTCCCTTCCTCGACGACCGGGTCATCCAGGCATGCCTGGCCGTCCGGCCCGAACAACGCGTCACCCCCTGGGAGTTCAAACCCCTCATCAAGGCGGCGATGGCAGACGTCATGCCGCCAGGGGTGCTGACCCGGCGGACCAAGGGCGACGGCACCACCCTCGTCGCCGAAGGCTTCGAGAGGCACCGGCGGGAGCTCGGGGAACTGTGGGACGGTTCCCACCTGGCCGCCCTGGGCCTCATCGATCCGAAACCGCTGCGCGAGCTGTTCGGCCTGCCCTACACCAACAGCCTCCACCAAGGCGCGATGCAGACCGCGCTGAGCTGTGAACTGTGGGCCCGGGCCGCCCGACCGGCAGCCGCCACCCGCCCCTGA
- a CDS encoding keywimysin-related RiPP — protein MQSNELQETNELQAYEAPKMVECGSFQEDTGYFGLTGYENLFHFYDRLH, from the coding sequence ATGCAGAGCAACGAACTCCAGGAGACCAACGAGCTCCAGGCCTACGAGGCCCCCAAGATGGTCGAGTGTGGCTCCTTCCAGGAGGACACCGGCTACTTCGGCCTGACCGGCTACGAGAACCTTTTCCACTTCTACGACAGGCTCCACTAG
- a CDS encoding LysR family transcriptional regulator yields the protein METRELRYFVAVAEELHFGRAAQRLGIAQPPLSRAIRQLERRLGAALLERTSRAVTLTEAGAVLLREARAALDAVEAAERRTRRAALAATGHAGLVLATKAGASSELLADLLDAYAAEPDAVTVDLLLCGIGEQERLLRDGRADVALLHRPFDTTAGFDTEELRTERQVVVLPAGHPLTARTHVRMADVTELPGLPMPRWPGRDGTYPDGPGPQARDHAQLLQLIALGRACWIAPESCRAQLRDDLAAVPVLDAPTVTTVIAWPPHSRSRAVAGLVRTATRL from the coding sequence GTGGAGACGCGTGAGTTGCGGTACTTCGTCGCCGTCGCAGAGGAGCTGCACTTCGGGAGGGCCGCGCAGCGGCTCGGGATCGCGCAGCCTCCGCTGTCGCGGGCGATCCGCCAGCTCGAACGGCGCCTGGGGGCGGCGCTGCTGGAACGCACCAGCCGCGCGGTCACCCTGACCGAGGCCGGGGCGGTGCTGCTGCGGGAGGCCCGGGCGGCGCTGGACGCTGTCGAGGCCGCCGAGCGTCGCACCCGCCGCGCCGCCCTCGCCGCAACCGGCCACGCCGGATTGGTCCTTGCCACAAAGGCCGGCGCGTCCAGCGAGCTGCTGGCGGACCTGCTCGACGCCTACGCCGCCGAACCCGATGCGGTCACCGTCGATCTGCTGCTGTGCGGGATCGGCGAGCAGGAACGGCTGCTGCGCGACGGCCGGGCCGACGTGGCCCTGCTGCACCGGCCGTTCGACACCACGGCCGGGTTCGACACCGAGGAACTGCGCACGGAGAGGCAGGTCGTGGTTCTGCCGGCCGGGCATCCCCTCACCGCCCGGACGCACGTGCGGATGGCCGACGTCACCGAGCTGCCCGGCCTGCCGATGCCCCGCTGGCCCGGCCGAGACGGTACGTACCCGGACGGCCCCGGTCCGCAGGCTCGCGACCATGCGCAGTTGCTCCAGCTGATCGCGCTCGGTCGCGCCTGCTGGATCGCACCGGAGTCGTGCCGAGCCCAACTGCGCGACGATCTCGCCGCCGTACCGGTGCTCGACGCACCGACGGTCACCACGGTCATCGCATGGCCACCGCACAGCCGGTCCCGAGCCGTCGCCGGCCTCGTCCGGACCGCGACCCGCCTCTGA
- a CDS encoding SDR family oxidoreductase, with translation MTEQTTEQATALVTGANKGIGYEVAAGLGALGWSVGVGARNDDRREAAVAKLRAAGVDAFGVPLDVTDDASVTAAAELIADRAGRLDVLVNNAGITGSAPQMPTTVDVAAVRAAVETNVIGVIRVTNAMLPLLRRSASPRIVNISSSVGSLTLQTTPGAETGPIAVAYAPSKTFLNAVTVQYAKELRDTNILINAACPGYCATDLNGFRGVRTPEQGAAIAVRLATLPDDGPTGGFFDDAGEVPW, from the coding sequence ATGACTGAACAGACGACCGAACAGGCGACTGCGCTGGTGACCGGCGCGAACAAGGGCATCGGCTACGAGGTCGCGGCGGGTCTCGGCGCCCTCGGCTGGAGCGTCGGCGTCGGCGCCCGGAACGATGACCGTCGCGAGGCCGCCGTGGCGAAGCTGCGGGCGGCCGGCGTCGACGCGTTCGGGGTGCCGCTCGACGTGACCGACGACGCGAGCGTGACCGCCGCCGCCGAGCTGATCGCGGACCGCGCGGGACGCCTCGACGTGCTGGTCAACAACGCCGGGATCACCGGCAGCGCGCCACAGATGCCCACCACGGTCGACGTCGCGGCGGTCCGGGCGGCCGTGGAGACCAACGTGATCGGCGTCATCCGCGTCACCAACGCGATGCTGCCGTTGCTGCGCCGCTCGGCGTCTCCGCGGATCGTGAACATCTCCAGCAGTGTCGGCTCGCTCACCCTGCAGACCACTCCCGGCGCCGAAACGGGCCCGATCGCCGTCGCCTACGCGCCGTCGAAGACGTTCCTGAACGCCGTCACCGTCCAGTACGCCAAGGAGCTGCGCGACACGAACATCCTGATCAACGCTGCCTGCCCCGGCTACTGCGCGACCGACCTGAACGGTTTTCGCGGCGTCCGCACCCCGGAACAAGGCGCCGCGATCGCGGTCCGGCTCGCGACCCTGCCCGACGACGGCCCGACCGGCGGCTTCTTCGACGACGCAGGGGAGGTGCCTTGGTGA
- a CDS encoding PhzF family phenazine biosynthesis isomerase — protein MTHDATTGDTARTPEILRYTAFSTDPEGGNPAGVVLDAAGLDDAAQLAVAADLGYSETAFLTAPPEGLGEPGRAFTIRYFSPLAEVAFCGHATVATAVALAERTGPGDFVFATQAGRVPVTVARHGDALQATLTSVEPHIAPVAAADLDEALAALDWPAADLDPALPPRIAYAGARHLVLGAATRDRLAALDYDFDRLAALMRRLDLTTLQLVWRESDTVFHVRDPFPVGGVVEDPATGAAAAAFGAYTRALGLVTAPATLTLHQGHDLGRPGLLTVDLRAGDPRSHVSGTATAIPAAAIQAAGA, from the coding sequence ATGACACACGACGCCACCACCGGGGACACCGCCCGCACCCCCGAGATCCTCCGCTACACCGCGTTCTCCACCGACCCCGAGGGCGGCAACCCGGCCGGCGTGGTCCTGGACGCCGCCGGGCTGGACGACGCCGCGCAGCTAGCTGTCGCCGCCGACCTCGGCTATTCGGAGACCGCGTTCCTGACCGCCCCGCCCGAGGGGCTGGGCGAGCCCGGACGGGCCTTCACCATCCGGTACTTCAGCCCGCTCGCCGAGGTCGCGTTCTGCGGCCATGCGACGGTCGCCACCGCGGTGGCCCTCGCCGAGCGCACCGGCCCCGGCGACTTCGTCTTCGCCACCCAGGCGGGCCGGGTGCCGGTCACCGTGGCCCGGCACGGCGACGCCCTCCAGGCCACCCTCACCAGCGTCGAACCGCACATCGCCCCGGTCGCCGCGGCCGACCTCGACGAGGCACTGGCCGCCCTGGACTGGCCCGCCGCCGACCTCGACCCGGCGCTGCCGCCCCGTATCGCCTACGCCGGGGCCCGCCACCTGGTGCTCGGCGCCGCCACCCGCGACCGGCTCGCCGCCCTCGACTACGACTTCGACCGGCTGGCGGCCCTGATGCGCCGCCTGGACCTGACCACCCTCCAACTGGTCTGGCGGGAGAGCGACACGGTCTTCCACGTCCGCGACCCGTTCCCGGTCGGCGGCGTCGTGGAGGACCCGGCCACCGGTGCCGCGGCGGCGGCCTTCGGCGCGTACACCCGGGCCCTGGGCCTGGTCACCGCCCCGGCGACGCTCACCCTCCATCAGGGGCACGACCTTGGCCGCCCCGGCCTGCTGACCGTCGACCTGCGGGCGGGCGACCCGCGGTCGCACGTCAGCGGGACGGCGACGGCGATCCCCGCGGCAGCGATCCAGGCGGCGGGCGCCTGA